Proteins encoded in a region of the Zea mays cultivar B73 chromosome 2, Zm-B73-REFERENCE-NAM-5.0, whole genome shotgun sequence genome:
- the LOC100284785 gene encoding serine carboxypeptidase 1 precursor, whose protein sequence is MRGSMFCGGDLRWWMLAIFFLCTLIAAAEERVVTHLPGFQGPLPFQLRTGYVEVDEDNGVRLFYYFTLSEGSSADDPVMLWLSGGPGCTSFTGLVYQIGPLSFDLDSYMGGLPKLVYRPESWTKVSNIIFLDSPVGAGFSYSVKEQGYNSSDTKAVSHILVFLKKWFDEHPEFLSNPLYIGGDSYAGMIVPTVTSEIAKGLKIVGSKPTMNLKGCLVGNPFTDQSNFDGPSKIPFAHRMALISDQMYKSYKKSCRGGDNRHQSIQCRNSLDAIDECVKDISEFHVLEPRCAYASPHQYNVLKLKTSLGVQKMQQLPDFTAEGLHLSEISTECRTMLYTLSRIWANNATVREALGIHKGTVPLWLRCNTDIPYLKDIKSSVKYHLDVTTKGYKSLVYSGDHDMGVPYIGTQSWIRSLNFSIVDDWRPWYVDGQVAGYTVLYSNNLTFATVKGAGHTAPEYMPRQCLAMLSRWLAGDTL, encoded by the exons ATGAGAGGATCGATGTTCTGCGGCGGAGATCTCCGGTGGTGGATGTTGGccatcttcttcctctgcacaCTAATTGCTGCCGCGGAGGAGCGCGTCGTCACCCATCTCCCCGGCTTCCAGGGACCACTCCCCTTCCAGCTCCGAACTGG GTACGTGGAGGTGGACGAGGACAATGGCGTCCGCCTCTTCTACTACTTCACCCTCTCCGAGGGCTCCTCAGCCGACGACCCGGTCATGCTCTGGCTCAGCGGCGGCCCCGGATGCACTTCCTTCACCGGCCTCGTCTATCAGATTG GCCCTCTCAGTTTCGACCTTGACAGCTACATGGGTGGCCTGCCTAAGCTGGTGTACAGACCTGAGTCCTggaccaag GTGAGCAATATCATTTTTCTTGATTCCCCGGTTGGAGCTGGATTTTCATACTCTGTCAAAGAGCAAGGATACAATTCAAGTGACACAAAAGCTGTCAGCCATATTCTGGTCTTTCTCAAGAAG TGGTTTGACGAGCACCCAGAGTTCTTGTCAAATCCACTTTACATTGGCGGTGATTCATACGCTGGTATGATTGTGCCTACCGTCACTTCTGAAATTGCTAAGG GTTTGAAAATTGTTGGTAGTAAACCTACAATGAATCTAAAG GGCTGCCTTGTTGGAAATCCATTCACAGATCAATCAAACTTTGATGGGCCATCGAAAATTCCATTTGCTCATAGGATGGCTCTCATATCTGACCAAATGTACAAG TCATACAAGAAGAGTTGCCGTGGAGGAGACAACAGGCACCAAAGCATCCAGTGCAGAAATAGTCTTGATGCCATAGATGAG TGTGTCAAGGATATATCTGAGTTTCACGTTCTGGAGCCCCGCTGTGCTTATGCAAGCCCTCACCAATACAATGTTCTCAAGCTGAAGACGAGTTTAGGTGTTCAGAAGATGCAGCAGCTACCAGACTTCACTGCAGAAGGGCTTCACTTGTCTGAGATTTCTACAGAGTGCAGA ACAATGCTATATACACTGTCTAGAATATGGGCAAACAATGCCACAGTGAGGGAGGCTCTTGGGATTCACAAG GGAACAGTTCCCCTATGGTTAAGATGCAACACGGACATACCGTATTTGAAAGATATTAAGAGTTCAGTGAAGTACCATTTGGATGTGACCACCAAAGGATACAAAAGTCTAGTTTACAGTGGTGATCATGACATGGGTGTACCTTATATTGGCACACAATCCTGGATTAGGTCACTTAATTTCTCTATTGTGGATGACTGGAGACCATGGTATGTTGATGGGCAAGTTGCAGG ATATACAGTGTTGTACTCAAATAACCTCACATTTGCAACGGTGAAG GGTGCTGGGCATACTGCTCCAGAATACATGCCAAGGCAATGCCTTGCTATGCTTTCAAGGTGGCTTGCTGGTGATACCCTTTGA